The Streptomyces sp. NBC_01775 genome includes a region encoding these proteins:
- a CDS encoding TetR/AcrR family transcriptional regulator C-terminal domain-containing protein yields MSPKRAHSEGAASAMPGAVWFREPRPAGRAQALTRERIVAAAVALLDEHGVAGLSMRKLAEVLNVHATSLYWHVPHRDDLLDLALDAVFADVALPARHSAEWRADVAAFMDEWRAALLRHPWSGPLAGSRPLLGPNALARSEFVFAALVSGGFTGDDLTAAAGAVSNYVIGTVAAEVPWKVASRADEEGARSALISRLRGAAETHPTLAAHPPALRADWDRHYARGRDFLLDGLAAARPRS; encoded by the coding sequence ATGAGTCCCAAACGCGCGCACAGTGAGGGAGCCGCGTCCGCGATGCCGGGGGCGGTCTGGTTCCGCGAGCCGCGCCCCGCCGGGCGGGCACAGGCGCTCACCCGCGAGCGGATCGTCGCGGCGGCCGTCGCGCTGCTGGACGAGCACGGCGTGGCGGGACTCAGCATGCGCAAGCTCGCCGAGGTGCTGAACGTGCACGCCACGAGCCTGTACTGGCATGTGCCGCACCGCGACGACCTGTTGGACCTGGCGCTGGACGCCGTGTTCGCGGATGTCGCGCTGCCCGCGCGCCACTCGGCCGAGTGGCGCGCGGATGTGGCCGCCTTCATGGACGAGTGGCGCGCCGCGCTGCTGCGGCACCCCTGGTCGGGGCCGCTCGCCGGCAGCCGCCCGCTGCTGGGGCCGAACGCGCTGGCGCGCTCGGAGTTCGTCTTCGCCGCGCTCGTCAGCGGTGGCTTCACGGGGGACGACCTCACGGCAGCGGCCGGGGCCGTCTCCAACTACGTGATCGGCACCGTCGCGGCCGAGGTGCCGTGGAAGGTCGCGTCCCGTGCGGACGAGGAGGGGGCTCGCAGCGCTCTCATCAGCCGCCTGCGGGGCGCCGCCGAGACCCACCCCACGCTCGCCGCACATCCGCCGGCACTCCGCGCCGACTGGGACCGGCACTACGCGCGCGGCCGGGACTTTCTGCTGGACGGCCTCGCGGCGGCCCGTCCCCGCTCTTGA